One part of the Trichomycterus rosablanca isolate fTriRos1 chromosome 25, fTriRos1.hap1, whole genome shotgun sequence genome encodes these proteins:
- the pip5k1cb gene encoding phosphatidylinositol-4-phosphate 5-kinase, type I, gamma b isoform X3, protein MEAAARPAEAGGSSFSAGAAVTEETETVIGVGFGMEDIAAKKIFVSEIASASYPLGSGPEKKIGHRRVDASGETTYKKTTSSALRGAIQLGIGYTVGNLSSKPERDVLMQDFYVVESIFFPSEGSNLTPAHHYPDFRFKTYAPVAFRYFRELFGIRPDDYLYSLCNEPLIELSNPGASGSIFYVTRDDEFIIKTVLHKEAEFLQKLLPGYYMNLNQNPRTLLPKFFGLYCIQSGGKNIRIVVMNNVLPRVFRMHLKFDLKGSTYKRRASKKEREKSKPTFKDLDFMQDVPDGLLLDTDMYSALVKTLQRDCLVLESFKIMDYSLLLGVHNVDQAERDQQTEGSQSSSDEKKPAVQRALYSTAMESIQGGATCGDSIDTDDTMGGIPAVSGKGDRLLLFIGIIDILQSYRLIKKLEHTWKALVYDGDTVSVHRPNFYADRFFKFMSSTVFRKSSSLKSSPSKRGRGALTVPRNSGPGAAWSAGQLPSDGDHNIYDLRGAHSFPVLENDGLQPCTPPSFEEATTASVATTLSSNTSISIPERSPSDTAEHPRYRRQTMSFKESNGRVVDVHEEDQKTIRVQVEVKREEEKDVEAETIKEERTGEQVQQEPTKSSVSEEAEVASSLEIRETAILDDVILDTADPPEPEAPPQSTSTPTNVLLKAVDPETSAEAAAASESAAPEPQGPGNGLSRQQSESLSQGSVEEEVPVTDIYFPPEDKSWVYSPLHKPSESQAISDGESEA, encoded by the exons ATGGAGGCAGCAGCGAGGCCGGCCGAGGCCGGAGGAAGCTCGTTTTCAGCCGGGGCCGCGGTGACCGAGGAGACGGAGACCGTCATTGGAGTCGGATTCGGGATGGAGG acattGCTGCTAAGAAGATCTTTGTATCAGAG ATTGCCTCGGCATCCTACCCTTTAGGCTCTGGTCCCGAGAAGAAAATAGGCCATAGAAGAGTGGATGCATCAGGAGAGACCACTTACAAAAAG ACAACCTCCTCAGCCCTGAGAggtgccatccagctgggcatCGGCTACACAGTGGGCAACTTGAGCTCCAAGCCTGAGAGAGACGTGCTCATGCAGGACTTCTATGTGGTGGAGAGCATCTTCTTTCCCAG TGAGGGCAGTAATCTGACCCCAGCGCACCACTACCCAGACTTCAGGTTTAAAACCTACGCCCCTGTGGCATTCCGCTACTTCAGAGAGCTCTTCGGAATTCGACCGGATGACTACCTG TACTCTTTGTGTAATGAGCCACTGATAGAGCTTTCAAACCCCGGGGCCAGTGGATCCATCTTCTACGTTACTCGCGATGACGAATTTATCATCAAAACTGTCCTGCACAAAGAGGCAGAGTTTCTGCAGAAACTACTTCCAGGGTATTACATG AATCTGAACCAGAACCCCCGTACCCTCCTGCCCAAGTTCTTCGGCCTGTACTGCATACAGTCTGGAGGAAAAAACATTCGGATTGTGGTGATGAACAACGTCCTGCCACGAGTCTTCCGCATGCACCTTAAATTCGACCTGAAGGGCTCCACATACAAGCGCCGAGCATCGAAGAAGGAGCGAGAGAAATCCAAGCCTACCTTCAAAGACCTGGACTTTATGCAGGATGTACCAGATGGATTACTGCTGGACACAGACATGTACAGCGCTCTGGTGAAGACTCTGCAGAGAGACTGTCTG GTGTTAGAAAGCTTTAAGATTATGGACTACAGCTTGCTCCTGGGCGTCCACAATGTGGACCAGGCCGAGCGGGACCAGCAGACTGAGGGTTCTCAGAGCAGCAGCGATGAAAAGAAACCAGCAGTCCAGCGAGCACTTTATTCCACTGCCATGGAGTCCATTCAGGGAGGAGCCACTTGCGGAGACTCCATCGACACAGACGATAC AATGGGAGGGATTCCAGCAGTCAGTGGGAAAGGCGATAGACTACTGCTTTTTATTGGCATCATAGATATCCTGCAGTCTTACAG ACTCATTAAGAAGCTGGAGCACACATGGAAAGCTCTGGTTTATGATGGA gACACAGTGTCCGTGCACAGGCCAAACTTCTATGCTGACAGGTTCTTCAAGTTCATGAGTTCAACAGTGTTCAGGAAGAGCTCAT CACTTAAATCCTCTCCCTCTAAAAGAGGCCGCGGTGCTTTGACTGTGCCCAGAAACAGTGGACCTGGGGCAGCCTGGTCAGCTGGCCAGCTGCCCTCTGATGGAGACCACAACATCTATGACCTGAGAGGAGCTCACAGCTTCCCAGTGCTGGAGAATGATG GTCTGCAGCCCTGCACTCCTCCATCATTTGAGGAAGCGACCACGGCCTCGGTTGCCACTACGCTGTCGTCCAACACATCCATATCAATCCCAGAGAGATCCCCCTCTGACACAGCAGAGCACCCCCGTTACAG GAGGCAAACCATGAGTTTTAAAGAGAGCAATGGAAG GGTGGTTGATGTTCATGAGGAGGACCAAAAGACTATCAGGGTACAGGTGGAGGTGAAGAGAGAAGAGGAGAAGGATGTGGAGGCAGAGACAATAAAAGAGGAGAGGACCGGGGAGCAGGTTCAACAGGAGCCCACAAAGAGCAG TGTGTCTGAAGAAGCTGAGGTTGCGTCCTCACTAGAAATCCGTGAGACTGCGATCTTGGATGACGTGATCCTGGACACAGCTGACCCTCCAGAGCCTGAAGCTCCCCCTCAGTCCACATCGACACCAACAAATGTCCTTCTGAAAGCAGTCGACCCGGAAACATCTGCAGAGGCAGCAGCGGCTTCAGAGTCAGCAGCTCCAGAGCCGCAGGGTCCTGGCAACGGGCTCAGCAGACAGCAGTCAGAATCCCTCAGCCAGGGCTCTGTGGAAGAAGAGGTGCCAGTCACAGATATCTACTTT CCTCCAGAGGACAAGAGCTGGGTTTATTCCCCCCTGCACAAGCCCTCCGAATCTCAAGCCATTTCTGATGGAGAAAGCGAGGCA TAA
- the pip5k1cb gene encoding phosphatidylinositol-4-phosphate 5-kinase, type I, gamma b isoform X4, whose protein sequence is MEAAARPAEAGGSSFSAGAAVTEETETVIGVGFGMEDIAAKKIFVSEIASASYPLGSGPEKKIGHRRVDASGETTYKKTTSSALRGAIQLGIGYTVGNLSSKPERDVLMQDFYVVESIFFPSEGSNLTPAHHYPDFRFKTYAPVAFRYFRELFGIRPDDYLYSLCNEPLIELSNPGASGSIFYVTRDDEFIIKTVLHKEAEFLQKLLPGYYMNLNQNPRTLLPKFFGLYCIQSGGKNIRIVVMNNVLPRVFRMHLKFDLKGSTYKRRASKKEREKSKPTFKDLDFMQDVPDGLLLDTDMYSALVKTLQRDCLVLESFKIMDYSLLLGVHNVDQAERDQQTEGSQSSSDEKKPAVQRALYSTAMESIQGGATCGDSIDTDDTMGGIPAVSGKGDRLLLFIGIIDILQSYRLIKKLEHTWKALVYDGDTVSVHRPNFYADRFFKFMSSTVFRKSSSLKSSPSKRGRGALTVPRNSGPGAAWSAGQLPSDGDHNIYDLRGAHSFPVLENDGLQPCTPPSFEEATTASVATTLSSNTSISIPERSPSDTAEHPRYRRQTMSFKESNGRVVDVHEEDQKTIRVQVEVKREEEKDVEAETIKEERTGEQVQQEPTKSSVSEEAEVASSLEIRETAILDDVILDTADPPEPEAPPQSTSTPTNVLLKAVDPETSAEAAAASESAAPEPQGPGNGLSRQQSESLSQGSVEEEVPVTDIYF, encoded by the exons ATGGAGGCAGCAGCGAGGCCGGCCGAGGCCGGAGGAAGCTCGTTTTCAGCCGGGGCCGCGGTGACCGAGGAGACGGAGACCGTCATTGGAGTCGGATTCGGGATGGAGG acattGCTGCTAAGAAGATCTTTGTATCAGAG ATTGCCTCGGCATCCTACCCTTTAGGCTCTGGTCCCGAGAAGAAAATAGGCCATAGAAGAGTGGATGCATCAGGAGAGACCACTTACAAAAAG ACAACCTCCTCAGCCCTGAGAggtgccatccagctgggcatCGGCTACACAGTGGGCAACTTGAGCTCCAAGCCTGAGAGAGACGTGCTCATGCAGGACTTCTATGTGGTGGAGAGCATCTTCTTTCCCAG TGAGGGCAGTAATCTGACCCCAGCGCACCACTACCCAGACTTCAGGTTTAAAACCTACGCCCCTGTGGCATTCCGCTACTTCAGAGAGCTCTTCGGAATTCGACCGGATGACTACCTG TACTCTTTGTGTAATGAGCCACTGATAGAGCTTTCAAACCCCGGGGCCAGTGGATCCATCTTCTACGTTACTCGCGATGACGAATTTATCATCAAAACTGTCCTGCACAAAGAGGCAGAGTTTCTGCAGAAACTACTTCCAGGGTATTACATG AATCTGAACCAGAACCCCCGTACCCTCCTGCCCAAGTTCTTCGGCCTGTACTGCATACAGTCTGGAGGAAAAAACATTCGGATTGTGGTGATGAACAACGTCCTGCCACGAGTCTTCCGCATGCACCTTAAATTCGACCTGAAGGGCTCCACATACAAGCGCCGAGCATCGAAGAAGGAGCGAGAGAAATCCAAGCCTACCTTCAAAGACCTGGACTTTATGCAGGATGTACCAGATGGATTACTGCTGGACACAGACATGTACAGCGCTCTGGTGAAGACTCTGCAGAGAGACTGTCTG GTGTTAGAAAGCTTTAAGATTATGGACTACAGCTTGCTCCTGGGCGTCCACAATGTGGACCAGGCCGAGCGGGACCAGCAGACTGAGGGTTCTCAGAGCAGCAGCGATGAAAAGAAACCAGCAGTCCAGCGAGCACTTTATTCCACTGCCATGGAGTCCATTCAGGGAGGAGCCACTTGCGGAGACTCCATCGACACAGACGATAC AATGGGAGGGATTCCAGCAGTCAGTGGGAAAGGCGATAGACTACTGCTTTTTATTGGCATCATAGATATCCTGCAGTCTTACAG ACTCATTAAGAAGCTGGAGCACACATGGAAAGCTCTGGTTTATGATGGA gACACAGTGTCCGTGCACAGGCCAAACTTCTATGCTGACAGGTTCTTCAAGTTCATGAGTTCAACAGTGTTCAGGAAGAGCTCAT CACTTAAATCCTCTCCCTCTAAAAGAGGCCGCGGTGCTTTGACTGTGCCCAGAAACAGTGGACCTGGGGCAGCCTGGTCAGCTGGCCAGCTGCCCTCTGATGGAGACCACAACATCTATGACCTGAGAGGAGCTCACAGCTTCCCAGTGCTGGAGAATGATG GTCTGCAGCCCTGCACTCCTCCATCATTTGAGGAAGCGACCACGGCCTCGGTTGCCACTACGCTGTCGTCCAACACATCCATATCAATCCCAGAGAGATCCCCCTCTGACACAGCAGAGCACCCCCGTTACAG GAGGCAAACCATGAGTTTTAAAGAGAGCAATGGAAG GGTGGTTGATGTTCATGAGGAGGACCAAAAGACTATCAGGGTACAGGTGGAGGTGAAGAGAGAAGAGGAGAAGGATGTGGAGGCAGAGACAATAAAAGAGGAGAGGACCGGGGAGCAGGTTCAACAGGAGCCCACAAAGAGCAG TGTGTCTGAAGAAGCTGAGGTTGCGTCCTCACTAGAAATCCGTGAGACTGCGATCTTGGATGACGTGATCCTGGACACAGCTGACCCTCCAGAGCCTGAAGCTCCCCCTCAGTCCACATCGACACCAACAAATGTCCTTCTGAAAGCAGTCGACCCGGAAACATCTGCAGAGGCAGCAGCGGCTTCAGAGTCAGCAGCTCCAGAGCCGCAGGGTCCTGGCAACGGGCTCAGCAGACAGCAGTCAGAATCCCTCAGCCAGGGCTCTGTGGAAGAAGAGGTGCCAGTCACAGATATCTACTTT TAA
- the pip5k1cb gene encoding phosphatidylinositol-4-phosphate 5-kinase, type I, gamma b isoform X1, whose translation MEAAARPAEAGGSSFSAGAAVTEETETVIGVGFGMEDIAAKKIFVSEIASASYPLGSGPEKKIGHRRVDASGETTYKKTTSSALRGAIQLGIGYTVGNLSSKPERDVLMQDFYVVESIFFPSEGSNLTPAHHYPDFRFKTYAPVAFRYFRELFGIRPDDYLYSLCNEPLIELSNPGASGSIFYVTRDDEFIIKTVLHKEAEFLQKLLPGYYMNLNQNPRTLLPKFFGLYCIQSGGKNIRIVVMNNVLPRVFRMHLKFDLKGSTYKRRASKKEREKSKPTFKDLDFMQDVPDGLLLDTDMYSALVKTLQRDCLVLESFKIMDYSLLLGVHNVDQAERDQQTEGSQSSSDEKKPAVQRALYSTAMESIQGGATCGDSIDTDDTMGGIPAVSGKGDRLLLFIGIIDILQSYRLIKKLEHTWKALVYDGDTVSVHRPNFYADRFFKFMSSTVFRKSSSLKSSPSKRGRGALTVPRNSGPGAAWSAGQLPSDGDHNIYDLRGAHSFPVLENDGLQPCTPPSFEEATTASVATTLSSNTSISIPERSPSDTAEHPRYRRQTMSFKESNGRVVDVHEEDQKTIRVQVEVKREEEKDVEAETIKEERTGEQVQQEPTKSSVSEEAEVASSLEIRETAILDDVILDTADPPEPEAPPQSTSTPTNVLLKAVDPETSAEAAAASESAAPEPQGPGNGLSRQQSESLSQGSVEEEVPVTDIYFYAEGRYWVYSPISHRRKLNSSQEHFPPEDKSWVYSPLHKPSESQAISDGESEA comes from the exons ATGGAGGCAGCAGCGAGGCCGGCCGAGGCCGGAGGAAGCTCGTTTTCAGCCGGGGCCGCGGTGACCGAGGAGACGGAGACCGTCATTGGAGTCGGATTCGGGATGGAGG acattGCTGCTAAGAAGATCTTTGTATCAGAG ATTGCCTCGGCATCCTACCCTTTAGGCTCTGGTCCCGAGAAGAAAATAGGCCATAGAAGAGTGGATGCATCAGGAGAGACCACTTACAAAAAG ACAACCTCCTCAGCCCTGAGAggtgccatccagctgggcatCGGCTACACAGTGGGCAACTTGAGCTCCAAGCCTGAGAGAGACGTGCTCATGCAGGACTTCTATGTGGTGGAGAGCATCTTCTTTCCCAG TGAGGGCAGTAATCTGACCCCAGCGCACCACTACCCAGACTTCAGGTTTAAAACCTACGCCCCTGTGGCATTCCGCTACTTCAGAGAGCTCTTCGGAATTCGACCGGATGACTACCTG TACTCTTTGTGTAATGAGCCACTGATAGAGCTTTCAAACCCCGGGGCCAGTGGATCCATCTTCTACGTTACTCGCGATGACGAATTTATCATCAAAACTGTCCTGCACAAAGAGGCAGAGTTTCTGCAGAAACTACTTCCAGGGTATTACATG AATCTGAACCAGAACCCCCGTACCCTCCTGCCCAAGTTCTTCGGCCTGTACTGCATACAGTCTGGAGGAAAAAACATTCGGATTGTGGTGATGAACAACGTCCTGCCACGAGTCTTCCGCATGCACCTTAAATTCGACCTGAAGGGCTCCACATACAAGCGCCGAGCATCGAAGAAGGAGCGAGAGAAATCCAAGCCTACCTTCAAAGACCTGGACTTTATGCAGGATGTACCAGATGGATTACTGCTGGACACAGACATGTACAGCGCTCTGGTGAAGACTCTGCAGAGAGACTGTCTG GTGTTAGAAAGCTTTAAGATTATGGACTACAGCTTGCTCCTGGGCGTCCACAATGTGGACCAGGCCGAGCGGGACCAGCAGACTGAGGGTTCTCAGAGCAGCAGCGATGAAAAGAAACCAGCAGTCCAGCGAGCACTTTATTCCACTGCCATGGAGTCCATTCAGGGAGGAGCCACTTGCGGAGACTCCATCGACACAGACGATAC AATGGGAGGGATTCCAGCAGTCAGTGGGAAAGGCGATAGACTACTGCTTTTTATTGGCATCATAGATATCCTGCAGTCTTACAG ACTCATTAAGAAGCTGGAGCACACATGGAAAGCTCTGGTTTATGATGGA gACACAGTGTCCGTGCACAGGCCAAACTTCTATGCTGACAGGTTCTTCAAGTTCATGAGTTCAACAGTGTTCAGGAAGAGCTCAT CACTTAAATCCTCTCCCTCTAAAAGAGGCCGCGGTGCTTTGACTGTGCCCAGAAACAGTGGACCTGGGGCAGCCTGGTCAGCTGGCCAGCTGCCCTCTGATGGAGACCACAACATCTATGACCTGAGAGGAGCTCACAGCTTCCCAGTGCTGGAGAATGATG GTCTGCAGCCCTGCACTCCTCCATCATTTGAGGAAGCGACCACGGCCTCGGTTGCCACTACGCTGTCGTCCAACACATCCATATCAATCCCAGAGAGATCCCCCTCTGACACAGCAGAGCACCCCCGTTACAG GAGGCAAACCATGAGTTTTAAAGAGAGCAATGGAAG GGTGGTTGATGTTCATGAGGAGGACCAAAAGACTATCAGGGTACAGGTGGAGGTGAAGAGAGAAGAGGAGAAGGATGTGGAGGCAGAGACAATAAAAGAGGAGAGGACCGGGGAGCAGGTTCAACAGGAGCCCACAAAGAGCAG TGTGTCTGAAGAAGCTGAGGTTGCGTCCTCACTAGAAATCCGTGAGACTGCGATCTTGGATGACGTGATCCTGGACACAGCTGACCCTCCAGAGCCTGAAGCTCCCCCTCAGTCCACATCGACACCAACAAATGTCCTTCTGAAAGCAGTCGACCCGGAAACATCTGCAGAGGCAGCAGCGGCTTCAGAGTCAGCAGCTCCAGAGCCGCAGGGTCCTGGCAACGGGCTCAGCAGACAGCAGTCAGAATCCCTCAGCCAGGGCTCTGTGGAAGAAGAGGTGCCAGTCACAGATATCTACTTT TATGCAGAGGGGAGGTACTGGGTTTATTCCCCCATTTCCCATCGACGCAAGCTCAACTCAAGCCAAGAGCATTTT CCTCCAGAGGACAAGAGCTGGGTTTATTCCCCCCTGCACAAGCCCTCCGAATCTCAAGCCATTTCTGATGGAGAAAGCGAGGCA TAA
- the pip5k1cb gene encoding phosphatidylinositol-4-phosphate 5-kinase, type I, gamma b isoform X2: protein MEAAARPAEAGGSSFSAGAAVTEETETVIGVGFGMEDIAAKKIFVSEIASASYPLGSGPEKKIGHRRVDASGETTYKKTTSSALRGAIQLGIGYTVGNLSSKPERDVLMQDFYVVESIFFPSEGSNLTPAHHYPDFRFKTYAPVAFRYFRELFGIRPDDYLYSLCNEPLIELSNPGASGSIFYVTRDDEFIIKTVLHKEAEFLQKLLPGYYMNLNQNPRTLLPKFFGLYCIQSGGKNIRIVVMNNVLPRVFRMHLKFDLKGSTYKRRASKKEREKSKPTFKDLDFMQDVPDGLLLDTDMYSALVKTLQRDCLVLESFKIMDYSLLLGVHNVDQAERDQQTEGSQSSSDEKKPAVQRALYSTAMESIQGGATCGDSIDTDDTMGGIPAVSGKGDRLLLFIGIIDILQSYRLIKKLEHTWKALVYDGDTVSVHRPNFYADRFFKFMSSTVFRKSSSLKSSPSKRGRGALTVPRNSGPGAAWSAGQLPSDGDHNIYDLRGAHSFPVLENDGLQPCTPPSFEEATTASVATTLSSNTSISIPERSPSDTAEHPRYRVVDVHEEDQKTIRVQVEVKREEEKDVEAETIKEERTGEQVQQEPTKSSVSEEAEVASSLEIRETAILDDVILDTADPPEPEAPPQSTSTPTNVLLKAVDPETSAEAAAASESAAPEPQGPGNGLSRQQSESLSQGSVEEEVPVTDIYFYAEGRYWVYSPISHRRKLNSSQEHFPPEDKSWVYSPLHKPSESQAISDGESEA, encoded by the exons ATGGAGGCAGCAGCGAGGCCGGCCGAGGCCGGAGGAAGCTCGTTTTCAGCCGGGGCCGCGGTGACCGAGGAGACGGAGACCGTCATTGGAGTCGGATTCGGGATGGAGG acattGCTGCTAAGAAGATCTTTGTATCAGAG ATTGCCTCGGCATCCTACCCTTTAGGCTCTGGTCCCGAGAAGAAAATAGGCCATAGAAGAGTGGATGCATCAGGAGAGACCACTTACAAAAAG ACAACCTCCTCAGCCCTGAGAggtgccatccagctgggcatCGGCTACACAGTGGGCAACTTGAGCTCCAAGCCTGAGAGAGACGTGCTCATGCAGGACTTCTATGTGGTGGAGAGCATCTTCTTTCCCAG TGAGGGCAGTAATCTGACCCCAGCGCACCACTACCCAGACTTCAGGTTTAAAACCTACGCCCCTGTGGCATTCCGCTACTTCAGAGAGCTCTTCGGAATTCGACCGGATGACTACCTG TACTCTTTGTGTAATGAGCCACTGATAGAGCTTTCAAACCCCGGGGCCAGTGGATCCATCTTCTACGTTACTCGCGATGACGAATTTATCATCAAAACTGTCCTGCACAAAGAGGCAGAGTTTCTGCAGAAACTACTTCCAGGGTATTACATG AATCTGAACCAGAACCCCCGTACCCTCCTGCCCAAGTTCTTCGGCCTGTACTGCATACAGTCTGGAGGAAAAAACATTCGGATTGTGGTGATGAACAACGTCCTGCCACGAGTCTTCCGCATGCACCTTAAATTCGACCTGAAGGGCTCCACATACAAGCGCCGAGCATCGAAGAAGGAGCGAGAGAAATCCAAGCCTACCTTCAAAGACCTGGACTTTATGCAGGATGTACCAGATGGATTACTGCTGGACACAGACATGTACAGCGCTCTGGTGAAGACTCTGCAGAGAGACTGTCTG GTGTTAGAAAGCTTTAAGATTATGGACTACAGCTTGCTCCTGGGCGTCCACAATGTGGACCAGGCCGAGCGGGACCAGCAGACTGAGGGTTCTCAGAGCAGCAGCGATGAAAAGAAACCAGCAGTCCAGCGAGCACTTTATTCCACTGCCATGGAGTCCATTCAGGGAGGAGCCACTTGCGGAGACTCCATCGACACAGACGATAC AATGGGAGGGATTCCAGCAGTCAGTGGGAAAGGCGATAGACTACTGCTTTTTATTGGCATCATAGATATCCTGCAGTCTTACAG ACTCATTAAGAAGCTGGAGCACACATGGAAAGCTCTGGTTTATGATGGA gACACAGTGTCCGTGCACAGGCCAAACTTCTATGCTGACAGGTTCTTCAAGTTCATGAGTTCAACAGTGTTCAGGAAGAGCTCAT CACTTAAATCCTCTCCCTCTAAAAGAGGCCGCGGTGCTTTGACTGTGCCCAGAAACAGTGGACCTGGGGCAGCCTGGTCAGCTGGCCAGCTGCCCTCTGATGGAGACCACAACATCTATGACCTGAGAGGAGCTCACAGCTTCCCAGTGCTGGAGAATGATG GTCTGCAGCCCTGCACTCCTCCATCATTTGAGGAAGCGACCACGGCCTCGGTTGCCACTACGCTGTCGTCCAACACATCCATATCAATCCCAGAGAGATCCCCCTCTGACACAGCAGAGCACCCCCGTTACAG GGTGGTTGATGTTCATGAGGAGGACCAAAAGACTATCAGGGTACAGGTGGAGGTGAAGAGAGAAGAGGAGAAGGATGTGGAGGCAGAGACAATAAAAGAGGAGAGGACCGGGGAGCAGGTTCAACAGGAGCCCACAAAGAGCAG TGTGTCTGAAGAAGCTGAGGTTGCGTCCTCACTAGAAATCCGTGAGACTGCGATCTTGGATGACGTGATCCTGGACACAGCTGACCCTCCAGAGCCTGAAGCTCCCCCTCAGTCCACATCGACACCAACAAATGTCCTTCTGAAAGCAGTCGACCCGGAAACATCTGCAGAGGCAGCAGCGGCTTCAGAGTCAGCAGCTCCAGAGCCGCAGGGTCCTGGCAACGGGCTCAGCAGACAGCAGTCAGAATCCCTCAGCCAGGGCTCTGTGGAAGAAGAGGTGCCAGTCACAGATATCTACTTT TATGCAGAGGGGAGGTACTGGGTTTATTCCCCCATTTCCCATCGACGCAAGCTCAACTCAAGCCAAGAGCATTTT CCTCCAGAGGACAAGAGCTGGGTTTATTCCCCCCTGCACAAGCCCTCCGAATCTCAAGCCATTTCTGATGGAGAAAGCGAGGCA TAA